The Raphanus sativus cultivar WK10039 chromosome 2, ASM80110v3, whole genome shotgun sequence genome includes a region encoding these proteins:
- the LOC108849843 gene encoding trihelix transcription factor GT-2-like isoform X1 gives MSGDSSGLLDSSRGGGVGGSGEEEKDIKMEETGDVGGGGGNRWPRPETLALLRIRSEMNKTFRDSTLKTPLWEEISRKMMELGYKRSAKKCKEKFENVYKYHKRTKEGRTGKSEGKTYRFFEKLQALEALINPYPPEPESQPAKSSTATTLVTTTTSSIPLKHHHHQVSVKPFATNPNFHLKQPSPTTPFPIYSNNLNTGFRPTSNDLINNVSSLNLFSSSTSSSTASDEEDDHHQDKGSRKKRKYWKGLYTKLTKDLIEKQEKMQKRFLETFENQERERISREEAWRVQEVARINREHETLVHERSSAVAKDAAIISFLHKISGGQQQQSHQNHKVPQRKPYHSEHSITFESKEPRPVLFDGNHSLSPSSSRWPKTEVEALIRIRKNLEANYQENGTKGPLWEEISGGMRRLGYNRSAKRCKEKWENINKYFKKVKESNKKRPLDSKTCPYFHQLEALYNEREKSGALPVLPLMGTPQRQLLLPQETQTEVETDQGDKGEEGESEEDDYEDEDEEGDNETSEFEIVLNKTSSPMDINNNIFT, from the exons ATGTCTGGAGACTCTTCAGGACTGTTAGATAGCTCCCGCGGTGGCGGCGTGGGTGGTTCAGGCGAGGAGGAGAAGGATATAAAGATGGAGGAAACCGGCGATgtaggcggcggaggaggaaaCCGGTGGCCAAGACCGGAAACTCTAGCTCTCTTGAGAATACGTTCGGAGATGAATAAAACCTTTCGTGACTCCACTCTCAAAACTCCCTTATGGGAAGAAATCTCCAG GAAAATGATGGAACTTGGTTACAAAAGAAGTGCAAAGAAATGCAAGGAGAAGTTCGAGAACGTGTACAAGTACCACAAACGTACCAAAGAAGGTCGTACAGGAAAATCAGAAGGCAAAACGTACCGGTTCTTCGAAAAGTTACAAGCTTTGGAGGCTCTCATCAATCCTTATCCACCTGAACCCGAGTCACAACCCGCAAAATCTTCTACAGCCACCACGTTAGTGACCACAACCACTTCTTCAATACCGTtgaagcatcatcatcatcaagttAGTGTGAAACCCTTCGCCACAAACCCTAACTTCCACCTCAAGCAACCGTCTCCTACAACACCTTTCCCTATTTATAGCAACAACCTTAATACTGGTTTTAGACCAACTTCTAATGACTTGATAAACAATGTCTCGTCGCTGAATCTTTTCTCGAGCTCAACTTCTTCATCTACTGCATCTGATGAGGAAGACGATCATCATCAGGACAAGGGATCGAGAAAGAAGAGGAAATATTGGAAAGGATTGTATACGAAGTTGACAAAAGATTTGATAGAGAAACAAGAGAAGATGCAAAAGAGGTTCTTGGAAACTTTTGagaatcaagaaagagagagaatcTCAAGAGAAGAAGCTTGGAGGGTCCAAGAGGTAGCGAGAATCAACAGAGAACACGAAACCCTAGTCCATGAGAGGTCTAGTGCCGTGGCTAAAGACGCTGCAATCATATCCTTCTTACACAAAATCTCAGGaggacaacaacaacaatcgcATCAGAACCATAAAGTACCACAAAGGAAACCATATCATAGTGAACATTCAATAACATTTGAGAGTAAAGAGCCAAGGCCGGTTCTATTCGATGGCAACCATTCACTATCTCCTAGTTCTTCGAGATGGCCTAAAACCGAGGTCGAGGCCTTGATAAGGATAAGGAAAAATCTTGAAGCTAACTATCAAGAAAATGGTACTAAGGGGCCATTATGGGAAGAGATCTCCGGAGGGATGAGAAGATTGGGATACAATAGAAGCGCTAAAAGATGCAAAGAGAAGTGGGAAAACATAAACAAGTACTTCAAGAAAGTCAAAGAGAGCAACAAAAAACGACCTCTTGATTCTAAGACGTGCCCTTATTTTCACCAGCTCGAAGCTTTGTACAACGAGAGGGAAAAAAGTGGGGCATTGCCAGTATTACCTCTAATGGGGACTCCACAGAGACAGTTACTTCTCCCACAAGAAACACAGACTGAGGTTGAAACTGATCAGGGGGATAAAGGTGAAGAAGGAGAGagtgaagaagatgattacgaagatgaagatgaagaaggagacAATGAGACAAGTGAGTTCGAGATCGTGTTGAACAAAACATCTTCACCTATGGACattaacaataatattttcacctaa
- the LOC108849843 gene encoding trihelix transcription factor GT-2-like isoform X2 translates to MGRNLQVFWKMMELGYKRSAKKCKEKFENVYKYHKRTKEGRTGKSEGKTYRFFEKLQALEALINPYPPEPESQPAKSSTATTLVTTTTSSIPLKHHHHQVSVKPFATNPNFHLKQPSPTTPFPIYSNNLNTGFRPTSNDLINNVSSLNLFSSSTSSSTASDEEDDHHQDKGSRKKRKYWKGLYTKLTKDLIEKQEKMQKRFLETFENQERERISREEAWRVQEVARINREHETLVHERSSAVAKDAAIISFLHKISGGQQQQSHQNHKVPQRKPYHSEHSITFESKEPRPVLFDGNHSLSPSSSRWPKTEVEALIRIRKNLEANYQENGTKGPLWEEISGGMRRLGYNRSAKRCKEKWENINKYFKKVKESNKKRPLDSKTCPYFHQLEALYNEREKSGALPVLPLMGTPQRQLLLPQETQTEVETDQGDKGEEGESEEDDYEDEDEEGDNETSEFEIVLNKTSSPMDINNNIFT, encoded by the exons ATGGGAAGAAATCTCCAGGttttttg GAAAATGATGGAACTTGGTTACAAAAGAAGTGCAAAGAAATGCAAGGAGAAGTTCGAGAACGTGTACAAGTACCACAAACGTACCAAAGAAGGTCGTACAGGAAAATCAGAAGGCAAAACGTACCGGTTCTTCGAAAAGTTACAAGCTTTGGAGGCTCTCATCAATCCTTATCCACCTGAACCCGAGTCACAACCCGCAAAATCTTCTACAGCCACCACGTTAGTGACCACAACCACTTCTTCAATACCGTtgaagcatcatcatcatcaagttAGTGTGAAACCCTTCGCCACAAACCCTAACTTCCACCTCAAGCAACCGTCTCCTACAACACCTTTCCCTATTTATAGCAACAACCTTAATACTGGTTTTAGACCAACTTCTAATGACTTGATAAACAATGTCTCGTCGCTGAATCTTTTCTCGAGCTCAACTTCTTCATCTACTGCATCTGATGAGGAAGACGATCATCATCAGGACAAGGGATCGAGAAAGAAGAGGAAATATTGGAAAGGATTGTATACGAAGTTGACAAAAGATTTGATAGAGAAACAAGAGAAGATGCAAAAGAGGTTCTTGGAAACTTTTGagaatcaagaaagagagagaatcTCAAGAGAAGAAGCTTGGAGGGTCCAAGAGGTAGCGAGAATCAACAGAGAACACGAAACCCTAGTCCATGAGAGGTCTAGTGCCGTGGCTAAAGACGCTGCAATCATATCCTTCTTACACAAAATCTCAGGaggacaacaacaacaatcgcATCAGAACCATAAAGTACCACAAAGGAAACCATATCATAGTGAACATTCAATAACATTTGAGAGTAAAGAGCCAAGGCCGGTTCTATTCGATGGCAACCATTCACTATCTCCTAGTTCTTCGAGATGGCCTAAAACCGAGGTCGAGGCCTTGATAAGGATAAGGAAAAATCTTGAAGCTAACTATCAAGAAAATGGTACTAAGGGGCCATTATGGGAAGAGATCTCCGGAGGGATGAGAAGATTGGGATACAATAGAAGCGCTAAAAGATGCAAAGAGAAGTGGGAAAACATAAACAAGTACTTCAAGAAAGTCAAAGAGAGCAACAAAAAACGACCTCTTGATTCTAAGACGTGCCCTTATTTTCACCAGCTCGAAGCTTTGTACAACGAGAGGGAAAAAAGTGGGGCATTGCCAGTATTACCTCTAATGGGGACTCCACAGAGACAGTTACTTCTCCCACAAGAAACACAGACTGAGGTTGAAACTGATCAGGGGGATAAAGGTGAAGAAGGAGAGagtgaagaagatgattacgaagatgaagatgaagaaggagacAATGAGACAAGTGAGTTCGAGATCGTGTTGAACAAAACATCTTCACCTATGGACattaacaataatattttcacctaa
- the LOC108848832 gene encoding trihelix transcription factor DF1-like yields the protein MMQQGGSTTTAAATEAVPLQHNESAATEAAAATAAAVGAFEVSEEMGDRGFGGNRWPRQETLALLKIRSEMGIAFRDATVKGPLWEEVSRKMGELGYIRNAKKCKEKFENVYKYNKRTKEGRTGKSEGKTYRFFDQLEALETHSTSSSLHPHQQTQSQPLQPQPLPPHNNISSMFSTPPVTTVTPPPTTNMTPVNISSFPNISGEFLSDNSTSSSYSTSSDVEVGGTTTTTRRKKRKRKRKWEEFFERLMKQVVDKQEELQRKFLEAVEKREQERMVREESWRVQEIARINREHEILAQERSMSAAKDAAVMAFLQKFSEKPNPQCQSIVIPQPQPQQQHARSQMLVNNNNQQVTSQQTPQTPPPQPSHAVIPTFDTTTETNNSDQNMTPASASTGGAVSSSRWPKVEIEALIKLRTNLDTKYQEHVPKGPLWEEISAGMRRLGFNRNSKRCKEKWENINKYYKKVKESNKKRPEDSKTCPYFHQLDALYKERNNFHTNNNHNIASSSSTSGLVKPDNLVPLMVQPEQQWPPATATTVGATAQPDQHPPLPPPPQPLDHNFDEEEGTDEEEYDDEEDDEEDQEEEEGGEV from the exons ATGATGCAGCAGGGTGGTAGTACAACCACAGCCGCCGCAACAGAAGCGGTGCCACTACAACATAACGAGTCAGCCGCTACAGAAGCTGCGGCAGCAACAGCAGCAGCGGTTGGAGCTTTTGAGGTGTCGGAGGAGATGGGCGACCGTGGTTTTGGAGGAAACAGGTGGCCGCGGCAGGAAACGCTTGCGCTGCTGAAAATACGATCCGAGATGGGAATAGCGTTTAGAGACGCTACCGTTAAAGGACCCTTATGGGAAGAGGTTTCCAG GAAAATGGGGGAGCTTGGTTATATAAGAAACGCAAAGAAATGCAAAGAGAAATTCGAAAACGTTTACAAATACAACAAACGAACCAAAGAAGGCCGTACCGGAAAATCCGAAGGCAAAACTTATCGCTTCTTTGATCAGTTAGAAGCTCTCGAGACTCACTCAACCTCCTCTTCACTACATCCCCATCAACAAACGCAATCGCAACCGCTTCAACCGCAACCTCTACCACCTCACAATAACATTAGCTCAATGTTCTCCACTCCTCCAGTAACAACTGTTACGCCGCCGCCGACAACAAACATGACTCCAGTGAACATATCTTCATTTCCAAACATCTCAGGAGAGTTTCTGTCGGATAATTCCACATCGTCTTCTTATTCCACTTCTTCTGACGTTGAGGTTGGTGGCACGACAACAACcacgaggaggaagaagaggaagaggaagaggaaatgGGAGGAGTTTTTCGAGCGGTTAATGAAACAGGTTGTCGATAAGCAAGAGGAACTTCAACGCAAGTTCTTGGAAGCTGTTGAAAAGCGAGAGCAAGAGAGGATGGTTAGAGAAGAATCTTGGAGAGTTCAAGAAATTGCTAGAATCAACCGAGAGCACGAGATCTTAGCTCAAGAACGCTCCATGTCCGCGGCTAAAGACGCCGCGGTAATGGCGTTTCTTCAGAAGTTTTCAGAAAAACCGAACCCTCAATGTCAATCAATAGTAATACCGCAACCTCAACCGCAACAGCAACATGCTAGATCGCAAATGCTGGTTAATAATAACAACCAGCAGGTGACATCGCAGCAAACGCCTCAAACGCCACCTCCTCAGCCGTCACATGCAGTGATACCGACCTTCGACACTACTACGGAAACAAATAATAGTGATCAGAACATGACTCCTGCGTCGGCCTCCACGGGAGGAGCGGTAAGCTCTTCGCGGTGGCCGAAAGTGGAGATAGAGGCATTGATAAAGCTGAGGACGAATCTTGATACGAAATATCAAGAGCACGTACCAAAAGGACCATTGTGGGAAGAGATATCAGCAGGAATGAGAAGGTTAGGATTCAACAGGAACTCAAAGAGATGCAAAGAAAAATGGGAAAACATTAACAAATACTACAAGAAAGTCAAGGAGAGCAACAAGAAACGCCCTGAAGATTCCAAGACTTGTCCTTACTTTCACCAGCTTGATGCTTTATATAAAGAGAGGAACAACTTCCACACCAACAACAACCACAACATAGCATCTTCTTCCTCAACATCTGGTTTAGTCAAACCGGATAATTTGGTTCCTTTGATGGTCCAACCGGAGCAGCAATGGCCTCCAGCTACGGCAACTACGGTTGGTGCAACGGCTCAACCCGATCAAcatcctcctcttcctcctcctcctcagccGTTGGATCATAActttgatgaagaagaaggcaCAGACGAAGAAGAATACGACGATGAGGAAGACGACGAAGAGgatcaagaagaagaggaaggaggTGAAGTTTGA